The following coding sequences are from one Litorilinea aerophila window:
- a CDS encoding prolipoprotein diacylglyceryl transferase → MWPVLHFLGLTLPVAPLAALLAFAVGSEVGSRTIRRFAGKEKVAASWSEAFNNATFVGLLAGLVAARVAYAMRYFDLYLAEPTLLFSLRPGTLAWWPGIGFGAAVVVFYSRRHQLPLAVIADAGAMGALAALVIWNLGQFLTGDAYGVPAEVPWAVQLWGEARHPVQLYVAGALLVGLAVLWWQRQDVRPGQLFWKALLVYGAVELFFTAFRANPTTWGPGIRTAQVYALLAILTAMYVLSYYARPPHLEGAPKVDESVNGL, encoded by the coding sequence ATGTGGCCAGTCTTGCATTTCTTGGGATTGACCCTGCCCGTTGCCCCCCTGGCAGCCCTGCTCGCCTTTGCGGTGGGCAGCGAAGTGGGAAGCCGTACCATCCGCCGTTTCGCCGGCAAGGAAAAGGTCGCAGCGTCCTGGAGTGAGGCCTTCAACAACGCGACCTTTGTGGGCCTGCTGGCCGGGCTGGTGGCCGCGCGCGTCGCCTACGCCATGCGTTACTTTGATCTCTACCTGGCCGAACCGACATTGCTCTTCTCCCTGCGGCCGGGGACGCTGGCCTGGTGGCCGGGGATTGGGTTCGGTGCGGCGGTGGTGGTTTTCTACAGCCGCCGCCATCAACTCCCCCTGGCCGTGATCGCCGACGCGGGGGCGATGGGCGCGTTGGCGGCCCTGGTGATCTGGAACCTGGGCCAATTTTTGACCGGCGACGCCTACGGCGTGCCGGCCGAGGTGCCCTGGGCGGTGCAGCTCTGGGGTGAAGCCCGTCACCCGGTGCAGCTCTATGTGGCCGGGGCCTTGCTGGTGGGGTTGGCTGTCCTCTGGTGGCAACGCCAGGATGTCCGCCCCGGCCAGCTCTTCTGGAAGGCACTTCTGGTTTATGGGGCAGTCGAGCTCTTCTTCACCGCATTCCGCGCCAACCCCACTACCTGGGGGCCGGGCATTCGTACCGCCCAGGTATACGCGTTACTCGCTATCCTGACAGCCATGTACGTGCTCTCCTACTATGCCCGTCCTCCTCATCTGGAAGGAGCGCCCAAAGTCGATGAAAGCGTCAACGGCTTGTAG
- a CDS encoding class I SAM-dependent methyltransferase: protein MVNAAATEQTRARYQRIAPLYDWMEALAERRYQGWRERLWSLTRGPHILEVGVGTGKNMPFYPPGTEVTAIDLTPGMFKRAQRRAQALGVKVDLQLGDVQALNYPDDSFDDVVATFVFCSVPDPILGLQEIRRVLKPGGQLLLLEHVRSANPVLGTLMDLVNPLVVRVMGANINRRTVENVRASGLHLDRVEDLGRGGIFKLMVAHKE, encoded by the coding sequence ATGGTGAATGCTGCCGCGACGGAACAAACCCGAGCCCGCTATCAACGGATCGCTCCCCTCTACGACTGGATGGAGGCTTTGGCTGAAAGACGCTACCAGGGGTGGAGAGAACGGCTCTGGTCCCTTACCAGGGGCCCCCACATCCTGGAGGTGGGCGTGGGCACGGGGAAAAACATGCCTTTCTATCCACCAGGCACAGAAGTCACAGCCATCGATCTCACCCCCGGCATGTTCAAGCGGGCCCAGCGCCGGGCCCAGGCCCTGGGGGTAAAAGTAGACCTGCAACTGGGGGATGTCCAGGCGCTGAACTATCCCGACGATTCCTTTGACGACGTGGTAGCCACCTTCGTCTTTTGTTCGGTACCGGACCCAATCCTGGGCCTCCAGGAAATACGTCGGGTGCTCAAACCGGGCGGTCAGCTCCTCTTGCTGGAACATGTGCGCTCGGCCAACCCGGTCCTGGGGACGTTGATGGACCTGGTCAATCCCCTGGTGGTGCGGGTCATGGGCGCCAATATCAATCGACGTACCGTGGAGAATGTCCGTGCCAGCGGCCTGCATCTGGATCGGGTGGAAGATCTGGGCAGGGGCGGCATTTTCAAGCTGATGGTGGCCCACAAGGAGTAG
- a CDS encoding heparan-alpha-glucosaminide N-acetyltransferase, with protein MQLEELWKPMAWRAWLATRRRPRTVHPGSRFWEVDAVRGLAVVMMVIYHLMYDLYYFQITDAIFTVPFWFYFQRTTASTFILLVGISLAILYQRTQARGEPGRVLWRQNWRRGVRIFGWGMVITAVTWLVLGPRLAIKFGVLHFIGVSIVMATPFLRFRWLNLGLGVLLILAGKVLQRGTFDWPWLVWLGFEPANHVYVDYFPVIPWFGVVLIGLFLGNLLYNGKARRFRLPNLSDWPPVRGLEWLGLRSLTIYLLHQPVLLAILLPLLRLLEMAR; from the coding sequence ATGCAGCTCGAAGAGCTATGGAAGCCAATGGCCTGGCGGGCATGGCTGGCCACGCGCCGACGTCCCCGGACGGTGCACCCGGGTAGCCGATTTTGGGAGGTGGATGCCGTACGCGGCCTGGCCGTCGTCATGATGGTGATCTACCATCTGATGTACGACCTCTACTACTTCCAGATCACCGACGCCATCTTTACGGTGCCCTTTTGGTTTTACTTTCAGCGCACCACGGCCAGCACCTTCATCCTCCTGGTGGGGATTTCCCTGGCGATCCTGTACCAGCGGACCCAGGCCAGGGGGGAGCCAGGTCGAGTCCTCTGGCGGCAAAATTGGCGACGAGGCGTGCGCATCTTCGGCTGGGGGATGGTGATCACAGCCGTCACCTGGCTTGTCCTGGGTCCGCGGCTGGCGATCAAGTTTGGGGTGCTCCACTTCATCGGCGTCTCCATCGTGATGGCCACCCCGTTCCTGCGCTTTCGCTGGCTCAACCTGGGGCTGGGTGTGCTGCTGATCCTGGCCGGCAAGGTTCTGCAGCGCGGGACCTTCGACTGGCCCTGGCTGGTGTGGCTTGGCTTCGAACCGGCGAACCACGTCTACGTGGACTACTTCCCGGTCATCCCCTGGTTTGGCGTCGTGCTCATCGGTCTCTTTTTGGGTAACCTGCTCTACAATGGCAAGGCCCGGCGCTTCCGCCTGCCCAACCTGTCCGACTGGCCGCCGGTGCGCGGGCTGGAATGGTTGGGGCTGCGCTCGCTGACCATCTACCTGCTGCACCAGCCGGTGCTTTTGGCCATCCTTCTACCGTTGCTACGGCTGCTGGAGATGGCTCGGTAG
- a CDS encoding DUF3105 domain-containing protein codes for MTGTRRIKSSGRPARQKTATRRRQDADRIVMGGAALLVALALLVIYINVRSSRPVGPEKEVPSLGNTHLAPGALSPIQYNSTPPTSGPHYGGLVSWGIYRTPQRYEQLIHNLEDGGVIIYYQCGEEGCPELVDQLEALVQEHLDLQQRVVLLPNDPTWTDGGPIPLHQDMGSRIALTAWQRIDKFDEFDAGRIRQFIARYQGVDHHR; via the coding sequence ATGACAGGTACACGGCGGATCAAATCTTCTGGCCGACCGGCACGGCAAAAGACAGCCACCCGACGACGGCAGGATGCCGATCGGATCGTCATGGGGGGAGCGGCTTTGCTGGTGGCCCTGGCCCTTCTGGTTATTTACATCAACGTGCGCAGTTCCCGGCCCGTGGGCCCGGAGAAAGAGGTTCCCTCCTTGGGCAATACCCACCTGGCGCCTGGGGCCCTTTCGCCCATCCAATATAACAGCACGCCGCCTACCTCCGGCCCCCACTACGGAGGGCTGGTCTCCTGGGGCATTTACCGGACACCCCAGCGCTATGAACAGCTCATCCATAACCTGGAGGACGGTGGCGTGATCATCTACTACCAGTGTGGGGAAGAAGGGTGCCCAGAGCTGGTTGACCAGCTGGAGGCGCTGGTGCAGGAGCATCTGGATCTGCAACAACGGGTCGTGTTGCTCCCCAACGATCCCACCTGGACAGACGGTGGCCCGATTCCGCTGCACCAGGATATGGGCAGTCGCATCGCCCTCACCGCCTGGCAGCGCATCGACAAATTCGACGAATTTGATGCCGGGCGCATCCGCCAGTTTATCGCACGCTATCAAGGGGTTGATCACCACCGGTAA
- a CDS encoding NAD(P)/FAD-dependent oxidoreductase gives MDEHFDVVIVGGSFAGLAVAMQLPDHRVLLVDQYPIGSHPMSACGTPLQTVQAVGAERSIQAVHRTLVLHIGQREVRFPLRDPFVTFDYRRFCQEMLAQTNADVWQARVTQMGADFAATTRGRVQASFVVDASGWRSQPGADTPTQAPRGYGLETELPITWDAPGLHFYVEKALVANGYAWIFPCGQTTRFGVGSFDKSLQLRPVLAHFLSRYHLSPGDTHGGVLVIAPRAPVVNGVFRVGDAAGHCLPLSGEGIRTAIFHGIHCGRAIAGVLAGSLTRQEAEALYRLQVRGNERFQARLLTLQTLVAHTPEWLLALAGQICARPALTHRIMGRYLTESGWFTRASGVATTHSREKQPQEHLSRSH, from the coding sequence ATGGATGAGCATTTTGACGTGGTGATCGTGGGAGGGAGCTTTGCTGGCCTGGCCGTCGCCATGCAACTGCCGGATCACCGGGTTCTGCTGGTCGACCAGTACCCCATCGGATCCCACCCGATGTCCGCCTGTGGCACCCCGCTGCAAACGGTGCAGGCAGTCGGCGCTGAACGGTCCATCCAGGCTGTACATCGCACCCTGGTGCTGCACATCGGTCAGCGGGAAGTCCGCTTCCCCCTGCGCGATCCGTTCGTGACCTTCGACTACCGGCGCTTCTGCCAGGAGATGCTGGCCCAGACGAACGCCGACGTGTGGCAGGCCCGGGTCACGCAGATGGGAGCAGATTTCGCCGCCACGACGCGGGGCCGGGTACAGGCCTCATTCGTGGTAGATGCCTCGGGATGGCGATCACAGCCGGGCGCAGACACCCCAACGCAAGCCCCCCGGGGCTACGGCCTGGAGACCGAACTGCCCATCACCTGGGATGCACCGGGGCTCCACTTCTACGTGGAGAAAGCCCTGGTGGCCAACGGCTATGCCTGGATCTTCCCCTGTGGCCAGACGACCCGCTTTGGCGTCGGCAGCTTCGACAAAAGTCTACAGCTACGGCCTGTGCTGGCCCACTTTCTGTCCCGCTACCACCTCTCCCCTGGCGACACCCACGGTGGGGTTCTGGTGATCGCGCCGCGCGCGCCGGTGGTGAATGGAGTCTTCCGGGTGGGCGACGCCGCCGGCCACTGCCTGCCCCTGAGCGGCGAGGGCATCCGCACAGCCATCTTTCACGGCATTCACTGCGGCCGCGCCATTGCCGGCGTGCTGGCCGGTTCCCTCACCCGACAGGAGGCGGAGGCACTGTACCGGTTACAGGTACGCGGTAACGAGCGCTTCCAGGCCCGCCTGCTGACCCTGCAGACATTGGTGGCGCACACACCCGAATGGCTGCTGGCGCTGGCCGGGCAGATCTGCGCCAGGCCCGCGCTGACCCACCGGATCATGGGCAGGTACCTGACGGAGAGCGGCTGGTTCACCCGCGCGTCTGGGGTTGCGACGACCCACTCCCGGGAAAAACAGCCGCAGGAGCACCTGAGCAGGAGCCACTGA
- a CDS encoding cupredoxin domain-containing protein, whose translation MTPLQKGGWHRSDRGERSVFKEKRSTQLGQEGRSEMQTYKIVQTTQLRGLLSLLVASGLLLAACQSAVPASPATSVPTNTPVPSTSTPESIPTAEGQEAQKAEARTVRVSLTEFTIEMPNTVPAGPTLFEVTNEGSFAHNFKIEGQGIEEVFQTTLAPGETRTMQIELPPGEYRVYCPVDGHARRGMDLQLSVSGAAETSQAEATPAPSSEGADEENGSYGGYRY comes from the coding sequence ATGACTCCACTGCAAAAAGGGGGATGGCATCGCAGCGATCGCGGAGAACGCAGCGTTTTCAAGGAGAAACGCTCCACTCAGTTGGGGCAAGAAGGGAGGTCAGAGATGCAGACTTACAAAATTGTGCAAACAACCCAACTCAGAGGGCTTTTGAGCTTGCTGGTCGCGAGTGGGCTGTTGCTGGCGGCCTGTCAGTCAGCCGTGCCTGCGTCGCCAGCCACATCCGTACCCACCAATACGCCAGTACCGTCAACGTCCACACCTGAATCCATACCGACTGCGGAGGGCCAGGAAGCCCAGAAGGCGGAGGCCAGGACAGTCCGGGTTTCGCTGACTGAATTCACGATTGAAATGCCGAATACGGTTCCAGCAGGGCCAACCCTCTTCGAGGTGACCAATGAGGGTTCCTTCGCGCATAACTTCAAGATTGAAGGCCAGGGCATTGAGGAAGTATTCCAGACCACCCTGGCACCCGGCGAAACCCGCACCATGCAGATCGAGTTGCCGCCAGGTGAGTACCGGGTATATTGCCCCGTAGATGGGCATGCGAGGCGCGGGATGGATCTGCAACTGAGCGTGTCAGGGGCTGCTGAGACATCCCAGGCTGAGGCGACTCCTGCGCCGAGCTCGGAAGGTGCGGACGAAGAGAACGGCAGCTATGGTGGCTACCGCTATTAG
- a CDS encoding TlpA disulfide reductase family protein produces MSKTDISPISPRSIGEEGLPATYWRGLMIVVLLLGLAWINLSRVTDASLMGQDVEAPKAGFLAPDFRLTSLEDGSVRLSDLRGKPVILNFWATWCPPCRREMPALEAIWQRYGRGGVLVLGIDEGEQASVVARFAREQVGTTFPLLLDRQQEVGARYNVRAIPTTVFVDPSGRIQDIVVGGPLDEAALLGGVNKITAGP; encoded by the coding sequence ATGTCCAAAACAGACATATCGCCCATATCCCCCCGCTCCATCGGCGAGGAGGGCCTGCCCGCCACCTACTGGCGAGGGCTGATGATCGTGGTCCTCCTGCTCGGCCTGGCCTGGATCAACCTGAGTCGGGTCACCGACGCCAGCCTGATGGGCCAGGACGTGGAGGCCCCCAAGGCCGGTTTCCTGGCCCCGGACTTCCGTCTCACCAGCCTTGAAGATGGGAGCGTCCGCCTGTCGGACCTGCGGGGCAAACCGGTCATTCTGAATTTTTGGGCCACCTGGTGTCCCCCCTGCCGAAGGGAGATGCCCGCCCTGGAAGCCATCTGGCAGCGATATGGCCGGGGTGGGGTTCTTGTCTTGGGAATCGACGAGGGTGAACAGGCCAGTGTCGTGGCCCGGTTTGCCCGAGAACAGGTGGGAACCACTTTTCCGCTGTTACTGGACAGGCAGCAAGAGGTGGGAGCTCGCTACAACGTGCGAGCGATACCGACCACCGTCTTCGTCGACCCGAGCGGACGCATTCAGGACATTGTGGTGGGAGGCCCCCTGGACGAGGCAGCCCTGCTGGGTGGCGTGAACAAAATCACGGCCGGTCCATGA
- a CDS encoding cytochrome b → MTTITTDRNVRIDSHSFWEKVDERLGLSGLAYPVPEHANSLPYLLGGITLFGFLVLIATGVLLAQFYHPHPANAHDSVIYIITQVPFGDFIRSVHFWTANLVVVTALLHLIRVFTTASYKRPREINWLVGLGLLAVTLGFVFTGTVLKWDQEGVEALAHNREIGELLGLWGVWFTSEFSRSVPILTRLYLGHVTLLPAAFTLLIIAHIYLIKQLGISPKATVDATSGPPTKEQGSSRFTVHLRRMTGYGLLLFALVGVLALAWPAPLGQAGVPGAEVTKPPWMFLPFYPLEDVFGIRGLLVGSGVLFALLALVPFVDRSPWLSPRRRRWIVAAATLLLVVLIALAGYAWLSRPAPHLMG, encoded by the coding sequence ATGACCACCATCACGACTGACCGCAACGTGCGGATCGACTCACATTCGTTCTGGGAGAAAGTGGACGAGCGGCTGGGGCTGTCGGGGCTGGCCTACCCGGTACCCGAACACGCCAACAGCCTGCCCTACCTGCTAGGCGGCATCACCCTCTTTGGCTTCCTTGTCCTCATTGCCACGGGGGTGTTGCTGGCCCAATTTTACCACCCCCATCCGGCCAACGCCCATGACAGCGTGATTTATATCATTACCCAGGTCCCTTTTGGCGATTTTATCCGCAGCGTCCACTTCTGGACGGCCAACCTGGTGGTGGTGACGGCGCTGCTGCACCTGATCCGGGTCTTCACCACCGCCAGCTACAAACGGCCGCGCGAGATCAACTGGCTGGTGGGCCTCGGACTGCTGGCCGTGACCCTGGGCTTTGTCTTCACAGGTACCGTGTTGAAGTGGGATCAGGAGGGGGTGGAGGCCCTGGCCCACAACCGGGAGATCGGCGAGTTGCTGGGGCTATGGGGCGTCTGGTTCACCAGTGAGTTTAGCCGCAGCGTCCCGATTCTCACCCGCCTCTATCTGGGCCATGTCACCCTGTTGCCGGCCGCCTTCACCCTGCTCATCATCGCCCATATCTACCTGATCAAGCAGTTGGGCATCTCCCCTAAGGCAACGGTGGATGCCACCTCAGGGCCGCCTACGAAGGAGCAGGGAAGCTCCCGCTTCACGGTGCATCTGCGCAGGATGACCGGCTACGGCCTCCTGCTCTTCGCCTTGGTCGGCGTACTGGCCCTGGCCTGGCCAGCGCCTCTGGGCCAGGCCGGTGTTCCCGGCGCCGAGGTGACCAAGCCGCCGTGGATGTTCCTGCCCTTCTATCCCTTGGAAGACGTCTTTGGCATCCGGGGCCTGCTGGTGGGTAGCGGTGTCCTCTTTGCCCTGCTGGCGCTGGTGCCCTTCGTGGACCGTAGCCCCTGGCTCTCGCCCCGGCGACGGCGCTGGATAGTGGCGGCCGCCACCCTGCTGCTGGTCGTGCTGATCGCCCTGGCTGGCTACGCCTGGCTGAGCCGGCCCGCGCCCCACCTGATGGGGTGA